In the Xiamenia xianingshaonis genome, one interval contains:
- a CDS encoding DNA-directed RNA polymerase subunit omega: protein MSIIEPKIDVLLNETDTDRFLLCALASKRAHDINDMMRGQRDRAIQLQTAVEIARAADKKPLSLAFNEVARGEVSYDPQSIDVKNH from the coding sequence TTGAGTATCATCGAACCGAAGATTGACGTGCTGTTGAACGAAACCGACACGGACCGCTTTTTGCTGTGCGCGCTCGCATCGAAGCGCGCCCACGACATCAACGACATGATGCGCGGACAGCGCGACCGCGCCATCCAGCTGCAAACGGCGGTTGAGATCGCCCGCGCAGCCGACAAAAAGCCCCTGTCGCTCGCGTTCAACGAGGTTGCTCGCGGGGAAGTGTCCTACGATCCGCAGAGCATCGACGTCAAGAACCACTAA
- a CDS encoding ComEA family DNA-binding protein, with product MAFVEQAESLRSKAHLGGAKLPVAIGIAVAAVAVVVFAGASLFGAVSGESLVIEQALAGQEAGAGQQPEKPSEDASKAQEQASEKSSGQEGETAAAGASGAAGELGAEPVAAVPATVFVHVGGAVASPGVYEMSASSRVADAIELAGGFSADGAPDAVNLARPVVDGERIIVPTQEEYAAAGTGWDAAAQEAPGTAGSSTGAAEAAPALVNINTATAEELQTLSGVGPSTAEKIVADRDANGPFETCEDLQRVSGIGEKKYAALADFICVG from the coding sequence ATGGCGTTTGTGGAGCAGGCCGAATCGCTGCGGTCGAAGGCGCATCTGGGAGGCGCGAAGCTGCCGGTTGCGATCGGGATCGCCGTGGCAGCGGTGGCCGTCGTCGTGTTCGCCGGCGCCTCGCTGTTCGGCGCGGTGTCGGGAGAGTCGCTCGTGATCGAGCAGGCGCTGGCCGGACAGGAGGCCGGGGCCGGCCAGCAGCCGGAAAAGCCGTCTGAAGACGCGTCGAAGGCGCAGGAACAGGCAAGCGAAAAAAGCTCTGGCCAGGAAGGCGAAACGGCCGCCGCCGGCGCGTCGGGCGCCGCTGGCGAACTGGGCGCCGAGCCTGTCGCAGCCGTCCCGGCAACGGTGTTCGTCCACGTGGGCGGCGCGGTCGCATCCCCCGGGGTTTATGAGATGTCCGCTTCGTCGCGAGTGGCCGACGCCATCGAGCTCGCCGGCGGGTTTTCTGCCGACGGCGCTCCGGACGCCGTGAACCTGGCGCGGCCGGTCGTCGACGGCGAGCGCATCATCGTGCCGACTCAGGAAGAATACGCCGCTGCCGGCACGGGCTGGGACGCAGCGGCGCAGGAAGCGCCGGGGACGGCCGGATCGTCGACAGGCGCCGCGGAGGCCGCCCCAGCCCTCGTCAACATCAACACGGCCACGGCCGAAGAGCTGCAAACGCTTTCAGGCGTCGGGCCTTCCACGGCGGAAAAGATCGTCGCCGATCGAGACGCGAACGGGCCGTTTGAAACGTGCGAGGACTTGCAGCGCGTCTCGGGCATCGGCGAGAAGAAGTATGCCGCCCTCGCCGACTTCATCTGCGTCGGGTAG
- a CDS encoding cupin domain-containing protein, whose translation MATIRNVPTTSPEALASLIDVRPGRVVSMALSSSDACQLMVMTFDESESVSEECYFGDTLYYVIEGALEISQPSGTCRLGAGDVFAVSANVPHAVAAQGSCKLLQLTIAE comes from the coding sequence ATGGCAACCATCCGCAACGTGCCCACGACCTCGCCCGAGGCCTTGGCCTCGCTGATAGACGTGCGGCCGGGCCGCGTTGTGAGCATGGCTTTGAGCAGCTCGGACGCCTGCCAGCTGATGGTCATGACGTTCGACGAGTCCGAAAGCGTCAGCGAGGAATGCTACTTCGGCGACACGCTGTATTATGTGATAGAAGGGGCTCTTGAAATCTCGCAGCCTTCCGGGACGTGCCGTCTGGGCGCGGGCGACGTGTTCGCGGTCAGCGCCAACGTTCCTCACGCGGTCGCCGCCCAAGGCTCCTGCAAGCTGTTGCAGCTGACCATCGCCGAATAG
- the thiI gene encoding tRNA uracil 4-sulfurtransferase ThiI, with amino-acid sequence MAEFQRICLAHYHEIGLKGHNRASFERRLLKNLEALLRDDKFPVVTIHRIAGRLCVFLKEGTDWDTARACAEVIGKVPGVARVSCGYKCPRDLGLMTEAARIAMGEAGEFETWRVAARRNHTDFPTTSMEMNQLIGGALHELFPDKTVRMKHPDLTVGVEVVQNAAYVYAFSHRGIGGLPVGSSGRLVCLLSSGIDSPVALWKVARRGATCVGVHFSGRPQTSDASEYLVDDIAHVLEETGCIARVYVVPLGDCQREIALAVPPALRVIMYRRLMFKVAERLAEREGAKALVTGESLGQVASQTLDNMVCTDDAVTMPIFRPLIGSDKLDIIDDAQRLGTFDISSQDAPDCCTLFMPRSPETHAQLADVRAAEAPLPIAQWIDELVESAEIHDYRCPSYSRKKAPR; translated from the coding sequence ATGGCTGAATTCCAGCGCATCTGCCTGGCCCATTACCACGAGATCGGGCTGAAGGGCCACAACCGCGCGTCGTTCGAGCGCCGGCTGCTGAAAAACCTTGAAGCGCTGCTGCGCGACGACAAGTTTCCGGTCGTGACCATCCATCGCATCGCGGGGCGCCTGTGCGTGTTTCTGAAGGAAGGCACCGATTGGGACACGGCGCGGGCGTGCGCGGAGGTCATCGGGAAGGTTCCGGGCGTGGCGCGCGTGAGCTGCGGATACAAATGCCCGCGCGACCTGGGCCTTATGACCGAGGCGGCGCGCATCGCCATGGGAGAGGCCGGCGAATTCGAAACGTGGCGTGTGGCGGCGCGGCGCAACCACACCGATTTCCCCACGACGTCGATGGAGATGAACCAGCTCATCGGCGGGGCGCTGCACGAGCTGTTCCCCGACAAGACGGTGCGCATGAAGCATCCCGACCTGACCGTCGGCGTCGAGGTCGTGCAGAACGCCGCCTACGTCTATGCGTTTTCCCACCGCGGCATCGGGGGGCTGCCGGTGGGCAGCTCGGGCCGGCTCGTCTGCCTGCTTTCGAGCGGCATCGACTCGCCGGTGGCGCTGTGGAAGGTCGCGCGGCGCGGCGCGACCTGCGTCGGCGTGCATTTTTCCGGACGCCCGCAAACCTCCGACGCGAGCGAGTATTTGGTCGACGACATTGCGCACGTGCTCGAGGAGACCGGCTGCATCGCGCGGGTCTATGTGGTGCCGCTCGGCGACTGTCAGCGCGAGATCGCCCTTGCCGTGCCGCCGGCGCTGCGCGTGATCATGTACCGCCGACTCATGTTCAAGGTGGCCGAGCGGCTTGCCGAGCGCGAAGGCGCCAAGGCGCTGGTCACCGGTGAGAGCCTGGGGCAGGTGGCGTCGCAGACCCTCGATAACATGGTCTGCACCGACGACGCGGTGACGATGCCCATCTTCCGCCCGCTCATCGGGTCGGACAAGCTCGACATCATCGACGACGCCCAGCGCCTCGGCACGTTCGACATCTCCTCGCAGGACGCGCCGGACTGCTGCACGCTGTTCATGCCGCGATCGCCCGAAACGCACGCCCAGCTGGCCGACGTCCGCGCCGCAGAAGCGCCCCTGCCGATCGCGCAATGGATCGACGAGCTGGTCGAATCCGCTGAAATCCACGACTACCGCTGCCCGTCCTACAGCCGCAAGAAGGCGCCGCGCTAA
- the hemW gene encoding radical SAM family heme chaperone HemW, translated as MDLTFTTHDAQSDDARFAPPHDPYRALYLHVPFCVSRCAYCDFATQALPASDPAVDAYVEALALAARRAGRAGELGAIETVYLGGGTPSHAGLSRLSLLLYTLSTSMHLTPDVECTMEANPESLTGRMVADVWALGVNRLSIGVQSFDDAVLRTLGRAHDADAALRAIEVARERFDNVSVDLMAGVPGQSLASFTASVARAIAAGATHVSIYPLVIEENTPFGRALERGELQEPDEDKQAEAMEEAARLLAHAGFSRYEVASYARPGFACQHNRAYWSGVPYLGLGRSATTMAQTAEGRVRITDGVVTDRLDRRGMLVEDLMLAMRRTEGASDEDVAQATLEVPGVEACFADLARLGLVEHACGRWRPSERGWLCGNELYGRILDLDLGASA; from the coding sequence ATGGACCTGACTTTCACCACGCACGACGCGCAAAGCGACGACGCCCGCTTCGCGCCGCCGCACGACCCGTACCGTGCGCTGTACCTGCACGTTCCGTTCTGCGTGAGCCGCTGCGCCTATTGCGATTTCGCCACGCAGGCTCTGCCCGCCTCAGATCCGGCCGTCGATGCCTACGTCGAGGCGCTGGCGCTTGCGGCTCGCCGGGCCGGACGCGCCGGCGAGCTGGGCGCGATCGAGACGGTGTACCTCGGCGGCGGCACGCCGTCGCACGCGGGCCTGTCGCGACTGTCGCTTCTGTTGTACACGCTCTCGACGTCGATGCACCTGACGCCCGACGTCGAGTGCACCATGGAGGCGAACCCCGAAAGCCTGACCGGGCGCATGGTCGCCGACGTGTGGGCCTTGGGCGTGAACCGGCTGTCCATCGGCGTGCAGAGCTTTGACGACGCGGTGCTGCGCACGCTCGGCCGCGCCCACGACGCCGATGCGGCGCTGCGGGCGATCGAGGTGGCCCGGGAGCGCTTCGACAACGTGTCGGTCGACCTCATGGCCGGCGTGCCCGGGCAATCGCTCGCCTCGTTCACGGCGTCGGTCGCACGCGCCATAGCCGCCGGCGCGACGCACGTGAGCATCTATCCGCTCGTCATCGAAGAGAACACGCCGTTCGGCCGCGCGCTCGAGCGCGGCGAGCTGCAAGAGCCCGACGAGGACAAGCAGGCCGAAGCGATGGAAGAAGCCGCACGCCTGCTTGCGCACGCAGGGTTTTCCCGCTACGAGGTGGCAAGCTACGCCCGGCCGGGGTTCGCCTGCCAGCACAACCGCGCGTACTGGAGCGGCGTGCCCTATCTCGGCCTCGGACGAAGCGCGACGACTATGGCGCAAACGGCCGAGGGCCGCGTGCGCATCACGGACGGCGTCGTGACGGACCGGCTCGACCGGCGCGGCATGCTCGTTGAAGACCTCATGCTCGCCATGCGGCGCACCGAAGGCGCAAGCGACGAGGACGTTGCACAGGCGACGCTGGAAGTTCCCGGCGTGGAGGCGTGCTTCGCCGATCTCGCTCGCCTGGGCCTGGTCGAGCACGCTTGCGGCCGCTGGAGGCCGAGCGAGCGGGGGTGGCTGTGCGGCAACGAGCTGTACGGCCGCATCCTTGATCTGGACCTGGGAGCGTCTGCTTGA
- the pyrF gene encoding orotidine-5'-phosphate decarboxylase, which yields MVEPFQDIPRKDRVIVALDCSAEEAFSLADALEGQAKWMKVGMTLYYAEGPAIVRALKEMGYNVFLDLKFHDIPHQVQGAAYSATVSGADMLTMHTVGGVDMMRAAQKGVEEAAAEFNLAVPATLGITVLTSMNDAALAETGVSRAMADQVVVLAEQAQRSGISGVVASPQEASRLRGTLGPDTLIVTPGVRPSGADRGDQSRVATPAQAFDNGASHIVIGRPITQAPDPKKAFLSIAAELAD from the coding sequence ATGGTAGAGCCGTTCCAAGACATTCCCCGCAAAGACCGCGTCATCGTCGCGCTCGACTGCAGCGCCGAAGAGGCGTTTTCCCTCGCTGACGCGCTGGAAGGCCAGGCCAAGTGGATGAAGGTCGGCATGACGCTGTATTACGCCGAAGGGCCGGCCATCGTTCGCGCGTTGAAGGAAATGGGCTACAACGTGTTTTTGGACCTGAAGTTCCACGACATTCCGCATCAGGTGCAGGGTGCGGCGTATTCCGCCACGGTGAGCGGCGCCGACATGCTCACGATGCACACGGTCGGCGGCGTGGACATGATGCGCGCGGCACAGAAAGGCGTCGAGGAAGCTGCCGCCGAGTTCAACCTGGCCGTGCCGGCGACCCTCGGCATCACGGTCCTCACGTCGATGAACGACGCCGCCCTGGCCGAGACGGGCGTGTCCCGCGCCATGGCCGACCAGGTGGTGGTCCTTGCCGAGCAGGCGCAGCGCTCCGGCATTTCCGGAGTGGTGGCCTCGCCGCAGGAGGCGAGCCGTCTGCGCGGCACGCTCGGCCCCGACACGCTCATCGTCACGCCGGGCGTGCGTCCGAGCGGCGCCGACCGGGGCGATCAGAGCCGCGTGGCGACTCCGGCCCAGGCCTTCGACAACGGTGCTTCGCACATCGTCATCGGCCGCCCCATCACGCAGGCGCCCGATCCGAAGAAGGCGTTTCTGTCCATCGCGGCGGAGCTGGCGGACTAG
- the dusB gene encoding tRNA dihydrouridine synthase DusB yields MSIPFLDGPTTPILLAPMAGVSDRAFRTLCLEQGADLTYTEMVSAKGLSFANAKTRHLIDVAPAETHVAVQLFGHEPDVMASQAAWVEDALGSRLAYLDVNMGCPARKIVTKGDGSALMKDPDLAAAIVHAIKGAVSCPVTAKFRRGYAEGDETAPAFARRLEAAGVDAVAVHGRFAEQLYRGHADWDVVARVKEAVSVPVIGNGDVRSGADAAALVAQTGCDAVMIGRGAEGNPWVFAEVKGTLAGRATQKPSLEERLAMARRHARLLAAEEGRNIVRMRRHAMAYLAGLPGAAHARAKLCGCVTVEDFDAVFDALLEEAARHLSAR; encoded by the coding sequence GTGAGCATACCGTTTCTGGACGGCCCGACGACGCCGATCCTGCTGGCGCCGATGGCGGGCGTGAGCGACAGGGCGTTTCGAACGCTGTGCCTGGAGCAGGGCGCCGACCTCACCTACACCGAGATGGTGTCGGCGAAGGGGCTTTCGTTCGCGAACGCCAAGACGCGCCACCTCATCGACGTGGCGCCGGCCGAGACGCACGTGGCGGTGCAGCTGTTCGGGCACGAGCCCGACGTGATGGCGTCGCAGGCGGCGTGGGTCGAAGACGCGCTGGGAAGCCGACTTGCCTATCTGGACGTCAACATGGGCTGTCCGGCCCGCAAGATCGTGACGAAAGGCGACGGGTCGGCCCTCATGAAAGACCCGGATCTGGCGGCGGCGATCGTGCACGCGATAAAGGGCGCGGTGTCATGCCCGGTCACGGCCAAGTTCCGGCGCGGATACGCAGAGGGAGACGAGACGGCCCCCGCATTCGCCCGTCGGCTCGAAGCCGCGGGCGTCGACGCCGTGGCAGTGCATGGACGCTTCGCCGAACAGCTCTACCGCGGACATGCCGACTGGGACGTCGTGGCGCGCGTGAAAGAAGCCGTCTCGGTCCCCGTCATCGGCAATGGCGACGTGAGGAGCGGCGCCGACGCGGCGGCGCTCGTGGCGCAGACCGGCTGCGACGCCGTGATGATCGGGCGGGGCGCAGAGGGAAATCCTTGGGTGTTTGCCGAGGTCAAAGGCACGCTTGCCGGACGTGCGACGCAGAAGCCTTCCCTGGAAGAGCGGCTGGCCATGGCGCGGCGCCACGCCCGGCTGCTCGCCGCCGAAGAAGGCAGGAACATCGTGCGGATGCGCCGCCACGCCATGGCGTATCTGGCCGGCCTTCCCGGAGCGGCGCACGCCCGCGCCAAGCTGTGCGGCTGCGTCACCGTCGAGGACTTCGACGCGGTGTTCGACGCGCTCCTGGAAGAGGCCGCCCGCCACCTGTCCGCGCGCTGA
- a CDS encoding DNA internalization-related competence protein ComEC/Rec2, translated as MDGKQPAGAGLSAQLEASGTAGAKSTVRPSLPLSLVCALALWLACAGLLSVGMGFDAKRWLAVGACGAAAALACVVGLVRSRRRSLFAALTGVFLGVALVGCVLCAQQLQAGEWEGSRREVVIEALEDGSAGLFGTSATARATDAEGRSVKVSVRFSEDVGEVRYGDVMRAKVVFERPKETSKAYAWSSGCLLTAKVDKTDRLEPAGLKGLVLAVRNAAIDQLEAVPNAGAPLVAALACGWRESLDDGLYQDFKACGLAHVVAVSGAHLSIVCALLGCLLKAVRVSRRISIAVQALFVAAYVILAGMPVSCLRAAAMTLAGLASFFVGRKAYALGALSWCIIVFLATDPWTALSVSFALSAASTLGIVVFSGLVGSWAETAAPWVPEALREAVALTLASNVATLPLSAAWFSQVSIIAPLANAVVAPLFAPLCGVCLVSVLVACAAPATASLVLGVACLLSELFSSVVSLLASVPYASVPASLSAGAGIAVAFALCVLLWLWWPRLTGAGAAVCAASLAVALAVVVAVRPLLVADEIRMLDVGQGDAFVIRSRGCAVLVDTGNQDAKLVSALARAGIAHLDGVFVTHGDDDHMGSLTALDGIVGIDRVFVAKDALDCGCDSCERLLRDASTVAGEDGVIGLSQGDSVQVGAFKLDVVWPQAFSDEGGNGDSLCVLAKTDTDGDGVGDWTTLMTGDAEAEQLSEMIEAGLVGRVDVYKVGHHGSKKALDDEAARVLSPSLVLVSAGANNRYGHPAAETLERLEAVGAAVVRTDEQGDVSCVFRSDGLEVACQR; from the coding sequence ATGGACGGCAAGCAGCCCGCAGGCGCCGGCCTGTCCGCGCAGCTCGAGGCGAGCGGGACGGCAGGCGCCAAAAGCACGGTGCGGCCGTCGCTTCCACTTTCGCTCGTCTGCGCGCTTGCCTTGTGGCTTGCCTGCGCCGGCTTGTTGTCAGTCGGCATGGGCTTCGATGCGAAGCGCTGGCTGGCCGTCGGCGCGTGCGGCGCTGCAGCGGCCCTGGCATGCGTTGTCGGCCTTGTCCGCTCGAGGCGTCGAAGCCTGTTTGCAGCGTTGACCGGGGTTTTTCTCGGTGTGGCGCTTGTCGGGTGCGTGCTGTGCGCCCAGCAGCTGCAAGCGGGCGAGTGGGAGGGGTCGCGCAGAGAAGTCGTCATCGAGGCGCTTGAGGACGGCTCGGCAGGCCTGTTCGGCACCAGCGCCACGGCCCGTGCGACCGACGCCGAGGGGCGGTCCGTCAAGGTGTCGGTGCGGTTTTCCGAAGACGTGGGCGAGGTGCGCTACGGCGACGTCATGCGCGCGAAGGTCGTGTTCGAACGGCCGAAGGAGACGTCGAAGGCGTATGCCTGGAGCAGCGGCTGTCTTTTGACGGCGAAGGTCGACAAGACCGATCGCCTTGAGCCGGCCGGCCTGAAGGGGCTCGTCCTGGCCGTGCGCAACGCCGCCATCGACCAGCTGGAGGCGGTGCCGAACGCCGGGGCCCCGCTGGTGGCGGCGCTTGCCTGCGGCTGGCGCGAAAGCCTCGACGACGGGCTGTACCAGGACTTCAAAGCGTGCGGCCTCGCTCATGTGGTGGCCGTGTCGGGCGCCCATTTGAGCATCGTCTGCGCGCTGCTGGGTTGCCTGCTCAAGGCCGTTCGCGTGTCGAGGCGCATCTCGATCGCCGTCCAGGCGCTGTTCGTCGCCGCCTACGTGATACTTGCCGGCATGCCGGTTTCCTGCCTGCGAGCTGCGGCGATGACTCTGGCCGGCCTGGCGTCGTTCTTCGTCGGGCGAAAGGCCTATGCGCTGGGAGCGCTGTCGTGGTGCATCATCGTGTTTCTGGCGACCGACCCATGGACGGCGCTGTCGGTGTCCTTTGCGCTGTCGGCCGCGTCCACGCTCGGCATCGTCGTCTTCTCGGGCCTCGTCGGCTCATGGGCCGAAACGGCGGCGCCCTGGGTGCCTGAAGCGTTGCGCGAAGCCGTCGCGCTCACGTTGGCGTCCAACGTCGCCACGCTGCCGTTGTCCGCCGCCTGGTTCTCCCAGGTGTCGATCATCGCGCCGCTGGCGAATGCGGTCGTGGCGCCCCTGTTCGCGCCCTTGTGCGGCGTCTGCCTCGTCTCGGTGCTCGTCGCCTGCGCCGCACCGGCGACGGCCTCTCTCGTCCTGGGCGTCGCCTGCCTGCTTTCCGAGCTGTTTTCCAGCGTGGTGTCGCTTTTGGCGTCGGTGCCGTACGCCAGCGTGCCGGCCAGCCTGTCGGCAGGCGCCGGGATCGCCGTTGCGTTCGCCCTGTGCGTGCTTTTGTGGCTCTGGTGGCCGCGCCTGACGGGGGCGGGTGCGGCCGTTTGCGCGGCATCGCTCGCCGTTGCGCTGGCGGTCGTCGTCGCGGTGCGCCCGCTGCTTGTCGCCGACGAGATCCGCATGCTCGACGTGGGGCAGGGGGACGCGTTCGTCATTCGCAGCCGGGGATGCGCCGTGCTCGTGGACACGGGCAACCAGGATGCAAAGCTCGTTTCGGCGCTGGCTCGCGCCGGCATCGCGCACCTGGACGGGGTGTTCGTGACCCACGGGGACGACGACCATATGGGCAGCTTGACGGCGCTCGACGGCATCGTCGGCATCGACCGCGTGTTCGTGGCGAAAGACGCGCTTGACTGCGGGTGCGATTCGTGCGAGCGACTGCTGCGCGACGCCTCGACGGTGGCGGGCGAGGACGGCGTCATCGGCCTGTCGCAGGGCGACTCGGTGCAGGTCGGCGCTTTCAAGCTGGACGTGGTGTGGCCCCAGGCGTTTTCCGACGAAGGCGGCAATGGAGACAGCCTGTGCGTGCTGGCGAAGACGGACACAGACGGCGACGGCGTGGGCGACTGGACGACGCTCATGACGGGAGACGCCGAGGCCGAGCAGCTGTCCGAGATGATCGAAGCCGGGCTGGTGGGGCGCGTCGACGTGTACAAGGTGGGCCACCACGGGTCGAAAAAGGCGCTCGACGACGAGGCGGCCCGAGTCTTGTCGCCATCGCTTGTCCTGGTGAGCGCCGGGGCGAATAACCGCTACGGCCATCCGGCGGCAGAGACGCTCGAGCGCCTCGAAGCGGTGGGCGCCGCTGTCGTGAGGACCGACGAGCAGGGGGACGTTTCATGCGTATTTCGCAGCGACGGATTGGAGGTGGCATGCCAGCGGTAG
- the mihF gene encoding integration host factor, actinobacterial type translates to MAIPQLSPEERQAALEKAKAARIRRAEIRDELKAGKLTIEDVIGMKEDPIVGRMKVSTLIETLPGYGKAKAEKIMRELQIAESRRLRGLGERQQTALLERLG, encoded by the coding sequence ATGGCTATTCCTCAACTTAGCCCAGAAGAGCGTCAGGCTGCCCTGGAAAAGGCTAAGGCTGCCCGCATCAGGCGTGCAGAGATTCGTGACGAGCTGAAGGCTGGCAAGCTCACCATCGAAGACGTCATCGGGATGAAGGAAGATCCCATCGTGGGCCGCATGAAGGTGTCGACGCTCATCGAGACCCTTCCGGGCTATGGCAAAGCGAAGGCCGAAAAGATCATGCGCGAACTGCAGATCGCTGAGAGCCGTCGTCTCCGCGGCTTGGGCGAACGTCAACAGACCGCGCTGCTCGAGCGCTTGGGTTAA
- a CDS encoding cupin domain-containing protein: MTELIKNVPHSEAFALANQVDYDAGKVVSLTLAQKPGVGVTLLALDAGEGMSTHAAPGDAMATILEGTAQITINDEPHELAAGEAIVMPAGVPHAVKALTAFKMLLVVVKDPKPAAEAK; the protein is encoded by the coding sequence ATGACTGAATTGATCAAGAATGTACCGCACAGCGAAGCCTTCGCGCTGGCGAACCAAGTGGACTACGACGCCGGAAAGGTGGTAAGCCTCACCCTGGCGCAGAAGCCGGGCGTCGGCGTGACGCTTTTGGCCCTTGACGCGGGCGAAGGCATGAGCACCCATGCAGCCCCCGGCGATGCGATGGCGACGATCTTGGAAGGAACCGCCCAGATCACCATCAACGACGAGCCGCACGAGCTTGCCGCGGGAGAGGCCATCGTGATGCCGGCCGGCGTGCCACATGCCGTCAAGGCGCTCACCGCCTTCAAGATGCTTCTCGTGGTCGTGAAAGACCCCAAGCCCGCCGCAGAGGCGAAATAG
- the holA gene encoding DNA polymerase III subunit delta: protein MTAKQNNGDFLCAYLAVGDDALKREAVRKKLRRRIEALGDLSFNSEEFDGASASGEAIVAACNTLPFASPLRLVDVTSAEKLKKADSEPLVEYLARPCESTVLLLSAEKLAANTRLYKAVAKVGKNAVINCATPKKDKLSAMVRSIAVGYGATITPDAAKMLVDRVGEDTVHLDAEVRKLALGHAGSDPITAREVASEVAQTAEVSPWELVEAFGARQPQRCLGLLTLMSSTSPLALLGFCTTRVRELLCASSLQARGYTGASALAAALKKQEWQVKKVYAARGAYRPDELRRALVSARDAERAMKSGADPHSVLVDWLVDTMAAPRRR from the coding sequence ATGACTGCAAAACAGAACAACGGAGACTTCCTGTGCGCCTATCTGGCGGTGGGCGACGACGCCCTCAAGCGAGAAGCGGTCCGCAAAAAGCTCCGGCGGCGCATCGAGGCTTTGGGAGACCTCTCGTTCAACAGCGAAGAGTTCGACGGCGCCAGCGCTTCGGGCGAGGCGATCGTTGCGGCCTGCAACACGCTGCCGTTCGCCTCGCCGCTGCGCCTCGTGGACGTGACGAGCGCCGAGAAGCTCAAGAAGGCCGACAGCGAGCCGCTTGTCGAATACCTGGCCCGTCCGTGCGAAAGCACCGTGCTTCTGCTGTCGGCAGAAAAGCTCGCCGCCAACACGCGGCTGTACAAGGCGGTGGCGAAGGTCGGCAAAAACGCGGTCATCAACTGCGCCACGCCGAAGAAGGACAAGCTGTCCGCCATGGTGCGCTCGATAGCCGTAGGCTATGGAGCGACCATTACTCCCGATGCGGCGAAGATGCTCGTCGATCGGGTGGGGGAGGACACGGTGCACCTCGACGCCGAGGTCAGAAAGCTTGCGCTCGGCCATGCGGGAAGCGACCCCATCACGGCGCGGGAAGTGGCGTCGGAGGTGGCGCAGACGGCCGAGGTGTCGCCTTGGGAGCTGGTCGAAGCGTTCGGCGCCCGGCAGCCGCAGCGCTGCCTGGGCCTGCTGACGCTCATGTCGTCGACCTCTCCGCTCGCTCTCTTGGGCTTTTGCACGACGCGCGTGCGCGAGCTTTTGTGCGCCTCGTCGCTGCAGGCCCGCGGCTACACGGGCGCGTCAGCGTTGGCGGCTGCGCTGAAGAAGCAAGAATGGCAGGTCAAGAAGGTGTATGCCGCGCGAGGCGCCTATCGCCCCGACGAGCTGCGCCGTGCGCTCGTGTCCGCCCGCGACGCCGAACGCGCCATGAAAAGCGGGGCCGACCCTCACAGCGTGCTGGTGGATTGGCTCGTCGACACGATGGCCGCGCCGCGGCGGCGCTGA
- the gmk gene encoding guanylate kinase gives MRRGHLFVVSGPSGAGKGTLIGKLMYSVPDAWLSVSCTTRQPRDCEIPDVSYHFVTNEAFDATAAQDGFLEWARYSDHAYGTPRAEVEEKLSEGKQVVLEIDVQGARQVKEKRPDAHLVFIEPPSLEELRRRLEARGTEDEETIDKRMAAAVMEMAAKDEYEKIVMNDDVDEALATLVAYVNEQADK, from the coding sequence ATGCGTCGCGGGCACCTCTTCGTGGTCTCGGGGCCGTCCGGAGCCGGCAAAGGAACTCTTATCGGAAAGCTCATGTATTCGGTTCCGGATGCATGGCTTTCTGTTTCTTGCACGACTCGCCAGCCGCGCGACTGCGAAATACCTGATGTTTCCTATCATTTCGTGACCAACGAAGCCTTCGATGCCACGGCCGCGCAAGACGGCTTTCTCGAATGGGCGCGCTACAGCGACCATGCCTATGGAACGCCGCGGGCGGAAGTGGAGGAAAAGCTCTCCGAGGGCAAGCAGGTTGTCCTCGAGATCGACGTGCAAGGCGCCCGTCAGGTCAAAGAGAAGCGGCCTGACGCCCATCTGGTGTTCATCGAGCCGCCTTCGCTCGAAGAGCTGCGCCGTCGCCTGGAAGCGCGCGGCACCGAGGACGAGGAGACCATCGACAAGCGCATGGCGGCAGCCGTGATGGAGATGGCCGCGAAAGACGAGTACGAGAAGATCGTCATGAACGACGATGTGGACGAAGCGCTGGCAACGCTCGTCGCATACGTGAACGAGCAGGCAGACAAATAG